One Opitutus sp. ER46 genomic region harbors:
- the dgoD gene encoding galactonate dehydratase: MKVTAIETFICHAYRTNWVFVKVRTSDGIDGIGEATLEMRELTVAQACRELERTLVGRDPFDIEAFWHDAYRDAYWRGGPVLMSALAGVEMALWDIKGKALGVPVWQLLGGKVRESVPCYANGWFAPAVTPDEFAEKARAAVAQGFRGLKWDPFGKAYRQIEKPVLRQALACVEAVSAAVGPEVDILIEGHGRFDVPTAMRIGHALEEFDITWFEEPLPPDNPEGLAELKRRVRVPIAAGERMYSRYDYRNFLNLRCSDFIQPDVSHVGGIGELRKIAAMAEAYQLPVCPHNPSGPVANAATLQIAACTPNFFLLETMSSDVPYRSEITTEKVRFEQGQMFIPTGPGLGLELNEDAIPSHPYDPRDLRHYTGALTQIRPADARSYFTAAKPNKS; the protein is encoded by the coding sequence ATGAAAGTCACTGCGATCGAAACCTTCATCTGCCACGCGTACCGCACGAACTGGGTGTTCGTGAAGGTCCGCACGTCCGACGGCATCGATGGCATCGGTGAAGCCACGCTGGAAATGCGCGAGCTCACCGTCGCCCAGGCCTGCCGCGAGTTGGAGCGCACCCTCGTGGGGCGCGACCCATTCGACATCGAGGCCTTCTGGCATGACGCCTACCGCGACGCCTACTGGCGCGGCGGCCCCGTCCTCATGAGCGCGCTCGCCGGCGTCGAGATGGCGCTGTGGGACATCAAGGGCAAGGCCCTCGGCGTCCCCGTTTGGCAACTCCTCGGCGGCAAGGTGCGCGAGAGCGTCCCCTGCTATGCCAACGGCTGGTTCGCACCGGCCGTCACGCCCGATGAATTTGCCGAGAAGGCCCGCGCCGCCGTCGCCCAGGGCTTCCGCGGCCTGAAGTGGGACCCGTTCGGCAAGGCTTACCGCCAGATCGAGAAGCCCGTCCTCCGGCAGGCGCTCGCCTGCGTCGAGGCCGTCTCCGCCGCGGTCGGGCCCGAGGTCGACATCCTCATCGAGGGGCACGGCCGTTTCGACGTGCCGACCGCGATGCGCATCGGTCACGCGCTGGAGGAGTTTGACATCACGTGGTTCGAGGAGCCGTTGCCGCCGGACAATCCCGAGGGCCTCGCCGAGTTGAAGCGCCGCGTCCGCGTGCCCATCGCCGCCGGCGAGCGCATGTACAGCCGCTACGACTACCGCAACTTCCTCAATCTGCGCTGCTCCGACTTCATCCAGCCCGACGTCAGCCACGTTGGCGGCATCGGCGAGCTGCGGAAGATCGCCGCCATGGCCGAGGCGTACCAGCTGCCGGTCTGCCCGCACAACCCATCGGGCCCGGTGGCCAACGCCGCCACGCTCCAGATCGCGGCCTGCACCCCCAACTTCTTCCTGCTCGAGACCATGTCGAGCGACGTGCCGTACCGCTCCGAGATCACCACCGAGAAGGTACGCTTCGAGCAGGGCCAGATGTTCATCCCGACCGGCCCCGGCCTCGGCCTCGAGCTCAACGAGGACGCGATCCCGAGCCACCCGTACGACCCGCGTGACCTGCGGCACTACACCGGCGCGCTGACCCAGATCCGCCCCGCCGACGCCCGCTCCTATTTCACCGCTGCGAAGCCCAACAAATCATGA
- a CDS encoding beta-agarase: MKTSHPALRRLLPLLVPAALVLTPSAPFARPLPDDRASLPVNAASGAEARLQAQGWLTLRAAPDATEARLQLTPPAGGWKLDACAELAVPVRNLSPFPVRVVLHVDDHKSRAREPNPLRRGVRAELALPAGNQVHWLIVPLAGPADEAPPADRYRSLVVMPHEFVRRGVVEAARVRQVRLVLPDVAAGAAISVGPLEGRGTPAPLANWTPDKIFPLVDLYGQYRHRDWPEKITREADFTARRDAENQDLAAHARPADWDRFGGWAKGPQREATGFFRTEKIDGRWWLIDPEGRLFWSHGVVRVGTRVRVGGIYHGTPLPDREHYFELPPAGSPYAAFFGTEPESTRGYYVGRPNHAVYDHLEANLSRKFGAGWVNAYATEAQRRLASWGLNTIANSSDPAVYERRQTPYTAIVYSAPMGDAQFRLAGSKGNWGKLPDPFDPGWAKRMRDTLRADLKSALNDPWCLGFFVDNELNWSTSTYVAECTLASPATQHAKRAFLTSLQARYADIAALNTAWGTRHATWDGWLAATDIPDLKRAAVRSDLEAFTAQYLEAYFSGCRAAVKAESPHHLYLGCRFAQGANPLVMGIAVRHCDVISINRYATLVSDVALPDGLDRPILIGEFHFGALDRGPLAPALVPVPDQAARATAYAVYVESALRNPHVIGTHWFQYFDQPTTGRFDGENYQTGLVDICDTPYRETVGAVRQIASRLYELRNGASRPAAPAPAPSLAEP; the protein is encoded by the coding sequence ATGAAGACTTCGCACCCCGCCCTGCGCCGCCTGCTCCCGCTCCTCGTGCCCGCGGCGCTGGTGCTGACTCCGTCGGCCCCGTTCGCGCGTCCGCTGCCGGATGATCGCGCCTCGCTGCCCGTGAACGCGGCCAGCGGCGCCGAGGCCCGGCTCCAGGCCCAGGGCTGGCTCACGCTGCGCGCCGCCCCGGACGCGACGGAAGCGCGGCTGCAGCTCACTCCTCCCGCCGGCGGTTGGAAACTCGACGCCTGTGCCGAGCTCGCCGTCCCGGTCCGCAATCTCAGTCCCTTCCCTGTGCGCGTCGTCCTGCATGTCGACGACCACAAGTCCCGCGCCCGCGAGCCCAACCCGCTGCGCCGCGGCGTCCGCGCCGAGCTCGCGTTGCCGGCGGGCAACCAGGTGCACTGGCTCATCGTCCCGCTCGCCGGCCCCGCCGACGAGGCACCGCCCGCGGATCGCTACCGCTCCCTCGTGGTCATGCCGCACGAATTCGTCCGCCGGGGCGTCGTCGAGGCCGCGCGCGTCCGCCAGGTGCGGCTGGTCCTCCCCGACGTTGCCGCCGGCGCCGCCATTTCCGTCGGGCCGCTCGAGGGGCGCGGCACGCCGGCGCCGCTGGCCAACTGGACGCCCGACAAGATTTTCCCGCTCGTCGATCTCTACGGCCAGTACCGCCATCGCGACTGGCCCGAGAAGATCACGCGCGAGGCTGACTTCACCGCCCGCCGCGACGCGGAGAACCAGGATCTCGCCGCTCATGCCCGCCCCGCCGACTGGGACCGTTTCGGCGGCTGGGCCAAGGGCCCGCAGCGCGAGGCGACGGGGTTCTTCCGCACCGAGAAGATCGACGGCCGCTGGTGGCTGATCGACCCCGAGGGCCGGCTCTTCTGGTCACACGGCGTGGTCCGCGTTGGCACGCGCGTCCGCGTCGGCGGCATTTACCACGGCACCCCGCTGCCCGACCGCGAACACTACTTCGAGCTGCCGCCGGCCGGTTCACCCTACGCCGCGTTCTTCGGCACGGAGCCCGAGTCCACCCGCGGGTACTACGTCGGCCGGCCCAACCACGCCGTTTACGATCACCTCGAGGCCAATCTCTCCCGCAAGTTCGGCGCCGGCTGGGTCAACGCCTACGCCACCGAGGCCCAGCGCCGCCTCGCCAGCTGGGGCCTCAACACGATCGCCAACTCCTCCGACCCCGCGGTGTACGAACGCCGCCAGACGCCGTACACCGCGATCGTGTACTCGGCGCCCATGGGCGATGCGCAATTCCGGCTCGCCGGCTCCAAGGGCAACTGGGGCAAGCTGCCCGACCCCTTCGATCCCGGCTGGGCCAAGCGCATGCGCGACACGCTGCGCGCCGACCTCAAGTCCGCCCTCAACGATCCGTGGTGCCTCGGCTTCTTCGTCGACAACGAGCTGAACTGGTCGACCTCCACCTACGTCGCCGAGTGCACGCTCGCCTCCCCCGCCACGCAGCACGCCAAGCGCGCCTTCCTCACTTCCCTGCAGGCCCGCTACGCCGACATCGCCGCGCTCAACACCGCCTGGGGAACCCGCCACGCCACTTGGGATGGCTGGCTCGCGGCGACCGATATCCCGGACCTCAAGCGGGCCGCCGTGCGTTCCGACCTCGAGGCCTTCACGGCCCAGTATCTCGAGGCCTACTTCAGCGGCTGCCGCGCCGCCGTGAAAGCCGAGTCCCCCCACCACCTTTACCTCGGCTGCCGTTTCGCTCAGGGCGCCAACCCGCTCGTCATGGGCATCGCCGTGCGCCACTGCGACGTCATCAGCATCAACCGTTACGCGACCCTCGTATCCGACGTCGCCCTACCCGACGGCCTCGACCGTCCGATCCTGATCGGCGAGTTCCACTTCGGTGCGCTCGACCGCGGTCCGCTCGCCCCCGCCCTCGTGCCGGTGCCCGACCAGGCCGCCCGCGCCACCGCCTACGCCGTCTATGTCGAGAGCGCGCTGCGCAACCCCCACGTGATCGGCACGCACTGGTTCCAGTACTTCGACCAGCCGACAACCGGCCGCTTCGACGGCGAGAACTACCAGACCGGCCTCGTCGACATCTGCGACACCCCGTACCGCGAGACGGTCGGCGCCGTGCGGCAGATTGCCTCCCGGCTGTACGAGCTGCGCAACGGCGCCAGCCGCCCGGCCGCCCCCGCGCCCGCCCCGTCGCTCGCGGAGCCCTGA
- a CDS encoding TonB-dependent receptor, whose protein sequence is MKLPQRLVLCLGLLCAVPAALPAASAPAAAAVEPGVITGYVYNPITKEYVRNAEVVVEGTSLAAITEGDGSYRLVGVPTGPAVLRVRYTGYEAVTAALVMEADAGRTQNFELSKPTAVRAGKDETIVLEGFVVSAEREGNAKAIMSQRRSMDITNSVASDVFGDVAEGNIAEFLKHLAGVDLDSVEGDVRTVRLRGLSAEYTAVTLDGVSLASADANTSGSGNSRAFSFEQVSLNSMDSIEISKTVSADVDANAPAGTINLKSKRAFDRKGRRIAWQANVGMNSSDFTLSRTNGPDNAQRRKIEPGGMLEYSDVFLNRKLGIVLNISESNTYAISARSTLAYNREASDVDPRVVVPTSMALTIGPRITERFTTTLTADYKVSPKLNFGLTVISNYNDYWFDMRTATFTTHNADKKVPAARATVKGDDLLMALQATSTSSAKLAVTAQGIAKAGETWTYIPRFEYRIGRLKLEGKFAYSDSRSWYDPMGRRGSVVSSGAMTNVSTFTAARSALKRSDWQFAQTGGKSWSDGANFTTPTLQVDDGRTSRSKIGSGQIDGSFTVGSKPAIQIKTGLKTKEEQRTYANRRANTYYTYEGPNAATWKTAYNMPYDLDLSMLDGGSAVSNTGGTIFMPDVQKLANLFREHPEYFKRAATAANYYSANILNMKDYTENVSAAYLMGTTNLRKATFRVGMRWEGTRTDSLEFDQRTKGEMAAAGYALVKNDDAGMLATTVDGVKYQFESKPLVHRKGYYDNFFPSASFKYRFLPNLDLHVGYAKTIRRPDFSDISGIWSVNEEAHTVEMPNAGLKPELSNNYSARLAYYFEPVGVIAVNYFVNTVRNLHQKMYKLSAADVGYTGTDYAGYEFTTTLMSPEKVEIRGFEFEYNQSLSFLPKPFSGLNVRATYTRNDSSVKVVDMSPHAATAGLNYTFRRLNIYSSVNWTDDRPLGTYGNYRRHRTTTDVGGSFALGRGMSLFFAARNVFNVPNINLQEYPGEAAFAVNYGYYGTAWTFGVKGTF, encoded by the coding sequence ATGAAGCTTCCCCAACGCCTTGTCCTCTGCCTCGGCCTTCTTTGCGCCGTCCCTGCGGCCCTGCCCGCGGCGTCGGCTCCGGCCGCCGCTGCCGTCGAGCCCGGTGTGATCACCGGGTACGTCTACAACCCGATCACAAAGGAATACGTCCGCAACGCGGAGGTGGTCGTGGAGGGCACCAGCCTCGCGGCGATCACCGAAGGCGATGGTTCCTACCGCCTCGTCGGTGTGCCGACGGGTCCCGCGGTCTTGCGTGTGCGCTATACCGGCTACGAGGCCGTTACCGCGGCGCTGGTGATGGAGGCCGATGCGGGGCGCACCCAGAATTTTGAGCTCAGCAAGCCGACCGCGGTACGCGCCGGCAAGGATGAGACCATCGTGCTCGAGGGCTTCGTCGTCTCCGCCGAGCGCGAGGGCAACGCCAAGGCCATCATGAGCCAGCGCCGCTCGATGGATATCACCAACAGCGTCGCGTCCGACGTCTTCGGCGACGTCGCCGAGGGCAACATCGCCGAGTTTCTGAAGCACCTCGCGGGCGTCGATCTCGACTCCGTCGAAGGTGACGTGCGCACGGTCCGCCTCCGCGGCCTGAGCGCGGAGTACACGGCGGTGACGCTGGACGGCGTGTCGTTGGCCAGCGCCGACGCCAACACCTCGGGCAGCGGCAACTCCCGCGCATTCAGCTTCGAGCAGGTCTCGCTGAACAGCATGGATTCGATCGAGATCTCGAAAACCGTCAGCGCCGACGTCGACGCGAACGCGCCGGCCGGCACGATCAATCTGAAGTCCAAGCGTGCGTTTGACCGCAAAGGCCGGCGGATCGCCTGGCAGGCGAACGTGGGCATGAATTCGTCGGACTTCACGCTGTCGCGGACGAACGGGCCCGACAACGCGCAGCGCCGGAAGATCGAACCAGGTGGCATGCTCGAGTACTCGGATGTCTTTCTGAATCGGAAGCTCGGCATCGTGCTGAACATCAGCGAATCGAACACCTATGCCATCAGCGCGCGGTCCACGCTCGCGTACAATCGCGAAGCCTCGGATGTCGATCCGCGCGTCGTGGTGCCGACCTCGATGGCGCTGACAATCGGTCCGCGCATCACCGAGCGTTTCACCACGACGCTGACGGCGGACTACAAGGTTTCGCCGAAACTGAACTTCGGGCTGACGGTGATCTCGAACTATAACGACTACTGGTTCGACATGCGCACGGCGACGTTCACCACGCACAACGCGGACAAGAAGGTACCGGCTGCGCGCGCTACGGTTAAGGGCGACGACCTGCTGATGGCCCTTCAAGCGACCTCCACCTCGTCGGCAAAGCTGGCCGTCACCGCGCAAGGCATCGCGAAAGCGGGCGAGACCTGGACATACATTCCGAGATTTGAGTACCGGATCGGTCGGTTGAAGTTGGAGGGCAAGTTCGCCTACTCGGACTCCCGGAGTTGGTATGATCCGATGGGTCGCCGCGGCTCAGTGGTTTCGTCCGGCGCGATGACGAATGTCAGCACGTTCACGGCCGCGCGCTCGGCGCTGAAGCGCTCGGACTGGCAGTTTGCCCAGACCGGCGGCAAGTCATGGAGCGACGGCGCGAATTTCACGACCCCGACGCTGCAGGTGGACGACGGTCGCACGTCCCGGTCCAAGATCGGCAGCGGCCAGATCGACGGCAGCTTCACCGTGGGCTCGAAGCCGGCGATCCAGATCAAGACCGGCTTGAAGACCAAGGAGGAGCAGCGGACGTATGCGAACCGCCGTGCTAACACGTACTACACCTACGAGGGTCCGAACGCCGCGACGTGGAAGACGGCTTACAACATGCCGTACGACCTCGATCTCAGCATGCTCGACGGCGGCAGCGCCGTCTCGAACACCGGCGGGACGATTTTCATGCCGGACGTGCAGAAGCTGGCCAACCTGTTCCGCGAGCATCCGGAGTATTTCAAGCGCGCGGCCACGGCGGCGAACTACTACTCGGCAAACATTCTGAATATGAAGGACTATACGGAGAACGTGAGTGCGGCCTACCTGATGGGGACGACGAACCTCCGCAAGGCCACGTTCCGCGTCGGCATGCGTTGGGAGGGCACGCGCACCGATTCACTCGAATTCGATCAACGCACGAAGGGCGAAATGGCGGCTGCCGGCTACGCGCTCGTGAAAAACGATGATGCCGGCATGCTCGCAACCACGGTCGATGGCGTGAAGTACCAGTTCGAATCGAAGCCGCTCGTACACCGGAAGGGATACTACGATAATTTCTTCCCGAGCGCGTCGTTCAAATATCGTTTCCTGCCGAACCTCGATCTGCACGTCGGCTACGCGAAGACGATCCGCCGACCGGACTTCTCGGACATCTCAGGCATTTGGTCGGTGAACGAGGAGGCCCACACGGTGGAGATGCCGAACGCCGGCCTGAAGCCCGAGCTTTCGAACAACTACTCGGCGCGGCTGGCCTACTATTTCGAGCCGGTTGGTGTCATCGCGGTGAACTACTTCGTAAATACGGTGAGAAACCTGCACCAGAAGATGTATAAGCTGAGCGCCGCTGATGTTGGCTACACCGGTACAGACTATGCGGGCTATGAATTTACGACGACTCTGATGAGTCCGGAGAAAGTCGAGATCCGTGGCTTCGAGTTTGAATACAACCAGAGCCTCTCGTTCCTGCCGAAGCCGTTCTCCGGCCTGAACGTCCGCGCGACCTACACGCGCAATGATTCGAGCGTGAAGGTCGTCGACATGTCGCCGCACGCGGCGACGGCGGGCCTCAACTACACGTTCCGCCGGCTGAACATCTACTCGAGCGTCAATTGGACCGACGACCGCCCGCTCGGCACCTACGGCAACTATCGCCGGCATCGGACGACCACGGATGTGGGCGGCAGCTTTGCGCTGGGCCGCGGCATGAGCCTGTTCTTCGCCGCCCGCAATGTGTTCAACGTGCCGAACATCAACCTGCAGGAGTACCCGGGTGAGGCCGCCTTCGCCGTGAACTACGGCTACTACGGCACCGCCTGGACGTTCGGCGTGAAGGGTACTTTCTGA
- a CDS encoding substrate-binding domain-containing protein, translating to MSSSRPRPAKIRPPRRLRIAVCIDTRDGPGRERLLGVYERAVQQNWTLFLVRQEDATAVDRVAQMKVDGAILYDRATAFHRQLRRLGVYCVETSARNLEFDQAAIFVDDAAIATAAAQHLEALGLEHFGYCGPDATHPPSVHRAATFSTYFRDRGCTVDTFANVSPHGESDIPKLGQWLKRLPKPAGVMAFDDKLAERVLVACQWAGLRVPEDIALVGVGNDELLCDLVQPGISSVCLPTREIGRLAADAIAAHSRGEAVPRYRKLPPSEVAVRASSQRLLVADAKVVAVIELIRSLAHSPFGTDQIVDVIGIPRRTLERRFLTATGRTIHDFVIEFRLGLAKRLLRRTHGTVSDVSRQCGYTALSAFTRIFTERVGCHPDEYRRRSHSL from the coding sequence ATGTCCTCCTCCCGTCCTCGCCCGGCCAAGATCCGCCCGCCCCGGCGGCTGCGCATCGCCGTGTGCATCGACACCCGTGACGGCCCGGGCCGCGAACGTCTGCTCGGCGTGTATGAGCGGGCGGTACAGCAGAACTGGACACTCTTCCTCGTGCGCCAGGAGGACGCCACCGCCGTGGACCGCGTGGCCCAGATGAAGGTCGACGGCGCGATCCTGTACGACCGCGCCACCGCGTTTCACCGGCAACTCCGCCGGCTCGGCGTGTACTGCGTCGAAACCAGCGCGCGAAACCTCGAGTTCGACCAGGCCGCCATCTTCGTCGACGACGCGGCGATCGCGACGGCCGCGGCACAGCACCTCGAGGCCCTGGGCCTTGAGCACTTCGGCTACTGTGGCCCCGATGCCACGCACCCGCCCTCCGTCCATCGCGCGGCCACCTTCTCCACCTACTTCCGCGATCGCGGCTGTACCGTGGACACCTTCGCCAACGTCTCGCCGCACGGCGAGTCCGACATTCCCAAGCTTGGCCAGTGGCTGAAGCGGCTGCCCAAGCCCGCCGGCGTGATGGCGTTCGATGACAAGCTCGCCGAGCGCGTTCTGGTGGCCTGCCAGTGGGCCGGCCTGCGCGTGCCGGAGGACATCGCCCTCGTGGGCGTTGGCAACGACGAGCTGCTATGCGACCTGGTGCAGCCCGGCATCTCGAGCGTGTGCCTGCCGACGCGTGAAATTGGCCGGCTGGCGGCCGACGCGATCGCCGCGCACAGCCGCGGTGAAGCCGTGCCGCGTTACCGCAAGCTTCCGCCCAGCGAGGTCGCCGTCCGCGCCTCCAGCCAGCGCCTCCTCGTGGCCGACGCGAAGGTGGTGGCGGTGATCGAGCTGATCCGCTCGCTCGCCCACTCTCCCTTCGGCACCGACCAGATCGTCGACGTCATCGGCATCCCGCGCCGCACGCTTGAACGGCGGTTTCTCACGGCCACGGGCCGGACGATCCACGACTTCGTCATCGAGTTCCGGCTCGGGCTGGCCAAGCGCCTCCTGCGCCGCACGCATGGGACCGTGAGCGACGTATCCCGCCAGTGCGGATACACCGCGCTCTCCGCCTTCACGCGCATCTTCACCGAGCGCGTCGGCTGCCACCCCGACGAGTACCGTCGTCGGTCGCACTCCCTTTAG